AACCGTCCGGTTGAAGCAAGGGAACACGTGAAACGTTTCCACGAACTCTTTTTCACGCTCTCACCCGATAAGAACGCTATCGAAAGCAATATCAAACGGTCGCTGTTCCTTGCCGATAAGAGCGCATTTAACTATTACCGTGACCTCTCGGAAAAAGGGTATTACAACCGTATCATATCGGGCAATATCAGCCAAACGATACGGATAGACAGCGTTTCATGCAATTTCGATGTGTACCCGTATGCGGTGGCTACCTATGCCCGGCAAATGATTATCCGTGAAAGCAGCGTGACCGAAAGAAGCCTTGTCACCCGTTGCCGGTTATTGAACGCTGTAAGAAGTGATAATAACCCGCACGGTTTTATGATGGAAAGTTTCGAGATAACGGAAAACAAGGACTTGAACACCATAAAGCGGTAAGCCATGATACGGAAAATACTCTCTCCGGTGAATCAGGCTGTTACCCATGTACAGGACTGGGCGGATGAAAAACTCCGCCACCTGTGCGGGCGCATGACACCGGAAATAAGGCTGGCGGTAATCCTGCTTATGCTCCTGTTCTTCGGCGGGTTATCCATCTACTTTACGGTATCATCCATTTACCGGATAGGCAAAGAGGATGGCGAAACCATACGGATAGAACATATCAGGCAGTTACAACTTCAAAGTAAAGACAGTACGAATATTTTTAATCAGTCAGACAATGGAAGAAAAAGAAGTGAAGAATGAAGTTCCCGCACCGGAAACGGACAGGAAGAAAGAAGAAAAAGAGAAAAAGGAACTTACCCCGCAACAGATACAGCAACGAAAGAAGATGCTGGTTTATCCGCTTATGGGACTGGTATTCTTAGGGTCTATGTATCTGATTTTTGCACCGTCCGAAAAGGATGAAGCAAAGGTGGAAAGCGTGGGCGGCTTTAACGCCGATATTCCGCAACCCAAAGGGGACGGGATAATCAGCGATAAAAAGACAGCTTACGAACAGGAACAGATGGAGAACAAACAGGCGGACAAGATGCGTTCCTTGCAGGATTTTGCCTTTTCACTCGGAGAGGAAAACGGGAACGGGGAAGATTTGACCCTGATAGATGATGCTCCGGCGGAAAAGCCGAAAACCAATGTAATAGACTTCGGGGCGGGTGCGCCGAACAATACCCGTTCCTCTATCCAGTCTTCGGCGGCGGCTTACCGGGACATGAACCGTCAGTTAGGCAGTTTCTACGAAACGCCGAAAGAGGACAAGGAAAAAGAGGAACTCAAACGGCAGGTGGAAGAACTCACAGCCCGGCTCGATGCGAAAGAAAGCGGGGCGGGTAGCATGGATGAACAGGTGGCTCTTATGGAAAAATCCTACGAACTGGCGGCAAAGTATATGAACGGACAAAACGGGCAAAGTTCACAGCCGGGACAGATTGCACAGGTTACGTCATCTGCACCCATTCAAGAAAAAGGAAGTACCGCTTCTGTAAAGGCGGTATCGGACAGGACGGTTTCAGGATTGCAACAGCCCATGAGCAACAGCGAATTTATCGCCGAATACGGCAAGCCACGCAATTACGGATTTAATACGGCAGTCGGCAGCAGCTATTCGATGGGAAAGAACACTATCCGGGCGTGCGTTCATAACGACCAAACACTTATGGACGGGCAGACTGTCAAACTGCGACTGTTAGAACCGTTGCAAGCGGGCAATGTCATTGTTCCGAAAAACAGCCTTGTATCGGGAAGTGCCAAAGTTCAGGGTGAACGGCTCGAAATACTGGTGTCCTCGCTCGAATATGCGGGTAACATCATTCCGGTGGAACTTGCCGTTTACGACAGTGACGGGCAGAAAGGGCTTTCCGTCCCCTCGTCACTGGAACAGGAAGCGGCAAAAGAAGCGATGGCGAATATCGGTGCGGGACTGGGTACGAGTATTTCCTTTGCGCAAAGTGCCGGACAGCAGGTCGCAATGGATATTACAAGAGGCTTGATGCAGGGCGGGTCGCAATACCTTGCCAAGAAGTTCAGAACGGTAAAAGTACACCTAAAAGCGAACTATCAGGTGATGCTTTACGCCAAACAACAGTAATTTATTTATCAACCATAAAAATTTCAATCCAAATGAAAAAGTTAATGATTTTATTCGCTCTTGTTTTGGGAGTGGTTTCAGTGAAAGCACAAAGTAACGATTTGTATCAGGGCATCACTAAAAAGCTGCCTTACCGCCAAATGGTGACACCTTACGGCGTACAGGTGACGTTCGCCAAAACAGTACATATCATTTTCCCGTCTGCCGTTAAGTACGTGGATTTAGGCAGTAACTACATTATTGCCGGAAAAGCGGACGGGGCGGAAAATGTTGTTCGTGTGAAAGCTACGACAGAGGGCTTTCCCGGTGAAACGAACTTTTCCGTTATCTGTGAGGATGGCAGTTTTTACAGTTTCAATGCGAAATACGCACACGAACCGGAAATGCTGAACATCGAAATGAAAGATTTCTTGGAGAATGAGGACACGACAGATTTCAGCCATACCCGGATGAACATCTATTTCCGTGAACTGGGTAACGAAAGCCCGCTTTTGGTAAAGCTGATTATGCAGTCCATCTACAAGAACAATGACCGGGAAATAAAACATTTGGGATGCAAGCGTTTCGGGGTGCAGTTCTTGGTAAAGGGCATTTATTCGCATAACGGACTGTTCTACTTCCACACACAAACAAGGAACAGTTCAAACGTACCGTTTGATACCGATTTTATCCGTTTCAAGATTGTAGATAAGAAAGTAGCCAAAAGAACGGCTATTCAGGAAACGGTCATTGACCCGGTGCGGAGCTATAACGAGATACTGGTTATCGGTGGTAAAAGTACCGTCCGCACCGTGTACACCGTTCCACAGTTCACTATCCCTGACGATAAGATATTGGTTATCGAACTGGTGGAAAAGAACGGGGGCAGACACCAGACTATCCGGGTGGAAAATTCGGATATAGTGGCAGCCAAAGTGATTAATGAACTTAAAATCAAATGAACATGAAAAGGATATGCTGTATGATGTTCCTTTTTGCGCTGTGCCTGACTTTTAACCAGGCACACGCACAAAGATGTCTACCGGGAATGAAAGGTTTGCAGGTCACGGGCGGCATGGCGGACGGTGTTCACTGGAACAGTAAAGGTGATTTTGCCTATTACTTCGGGGCGGCTCTTTCCACCTATACCAAAAACGGGAACAGGTGGGTTATCGGCGGGGAATACCTCGAAAAGCATTACCCCTATAAGGATTTACAGATACCAGTCAGCCAGTTTACAGGTGAGAGCGGTTACTACCTGAACTTCCTTTCAGACCGGAAGAAAACCTTTTTCCTTTCGCTGGGATTGTCAGCCCTTGCCGGGTACGAAACAAGTAATTGGGGTGACAAGCTGCTGCCCGATGGCTCTACCCTGACCGATAAGGACGGTTTTGTCTATGGCGGTGCGCTGACGCTGGAACTGGAGAGTTATATTACCGACCGGGTGGTGTTCCTGATTAACGCACGGGAAAGATGTCTGTTCGGTTCTTCAGTCGGAAAGTTCCATACACAGTTCGGTATCGGTCTAAAGATAATAATGTGATAAACTAACCTATTATATATAATGTATATGAGAAAGATTTTAAGCCGTATTTTAATGGGCTGCTATATAATGGCCGCCATCTTATTTGTGGGTGCGTGTAATGACGATGTGGATATACAGCAGTCTTACCCGTTCAGTATTGAAACGATGCCTGTACCGAAGAAATTAAAGGTGGGTGAAACCGCCGAAATCAGGTGTCAGCTTCACCGGGACGGGCGGTATGAGGAAACAAAGTATTTCATCCGCTATTTCCAGCCGGACGGGGCGGGAACGCTGAAAATGTCCGATGGGACGGTTCTACTGCCGAATGACCTGTACCCTCTTCCGGGCGAAACATTCCGGCTTTACTATACCTCTGCATCAACCGACCAACAGACGGTAGATGTGTATTTTCAGGATAGCTTCGGGCAGTTAGAACAACTTACGTTTTCATTTAACAATGACAACAGTAAGGAAGAAGAAAACAATTAAAAACAAAAAGAACATGGTTAAAATAGAATTGGATATAAACGGTATTTCATTTTTTGTAAGTACCACATGGAAAACGGATGCAGTTCCGGCAGTCGGTGATATTGTGATAGTGGATAAAGAAAGCATTTCACCATCTGACCGGATAGCATTAAGGAAAACACCGTCCAATCAAGCTTTCAAGTGGGCGGATGAAGAAGATGATTCTCCGGCATTGAGTTATTTCGACTATGATACGGAAATGGTTGTAAAAAAGCGGACTTGGAAATTTGATTCCGAAGATGAAGAAATGGTGTGCATTCTGAAAGTTATCTTTCTGCTCCATGAGGGATGATATTGAGTTTCATGTATTTTATCCGTATGATAGATAAATTCCTTGTGGCTTTGGCTGCTTTTTACCTGCTGGCTGGTTGCTGGTGCTGGTATGAAATGAAACACGCTCCAACCGATAAAGAACTATGGGGCGAAGAATTGGAATGATACGTAATGCGTAATGTTATGGTAGATAATCCGCCGGGAAATACCCGCCGGGTTATCTTTTTTATAGGGAATGGAAACAGGTTTCTTTGCTATCTTTCTTTGTCCGTTTCGGCTCACAGAAAGAAAGTAGCGGCGGCATTTGCCACCGTTCTTTATTAACCGATTATAATGTTCTTTACAGGTGTGTTATGTTCCAACCACTCTTTGACACATTCCATGTTATATTCGCTCGTTATAACCGCCTTATCTACGTCTATGGGCGTAAAACGGGTGCTTTCATAGCTATCTATCCACCCTTTCAGGGAACAGACACCCCATGCTTTCACGTCCTCAAAAATGTCGTTCAGCGTGTCGATGGGTTCGCCGAAAGTAACTATCATTGCATCGAATGTTGTTTTGTCGGGTAGTAGTTCCAAATACTTCAATGAACCGAAATCATCTGCTTTCCGTCCGAAAGACCAGTCATAAGAATAAAGTTCATCACCCCACTGTTGCGGCGTGTCAAAACGTACTTTCACGCTGACCGTGTATTTATCCTCTGTGGTGTCCTCGATAACACCCGTTACCAACAATCCGGTAAATATGCACTTGCAACGTCTGCCGATAATCTTTTTATTTACTTCTGTCGTTTTCATAAATGTACTTATTTATATTGTTATTGTTTCTTTTCTTTTTTCGCTATCCATTCATCCCGCTGTTTGCGACATTCGTCAAGCGTTTTAGCCACTGTGCTGAACAGTTCCATATCTGTATGGCGATAATCATACTGGAAATAAATCTGTCCCCTGAATGCGCCTAAACAGCATTTCACATATTTTTCTTCTCCCGGTATTTGGGTAATGCTTACCCCGTTTTTGTTTAAAGTTTCCATATCGTTATAATTTATAATGAGTTATCAGATAATCAAAAATGAGAGCAACACAATGAAAATAATCGCCATACAAAACAGGTAAACGGCGGAGATAAACAGCCGGAGAACGAACCGGATAATAAAAAAGCCTATGATTAGGGCTATCCACATTCCGGCGGTGCTGGTGGCTGCCTGATAGATGATAAAAGCAAGTATGAACCATCGTAAAGAAGTCGCTATCTTATTATTTACTTTCATTGCCTTGGTGTGTTGCGGGTGGATTGCTCCACCCGGTTAGTAATCAGGCGCAACGGAAAACAAAACCGTTATCCATCCAGTAATCAGTTATAAATAAATCACGGGCAAAAGCCGAATAGTCAAAGTAGGTCTTTGCGAACTCCGGCAGGTCGTAACATTGCTCTACGATTTCATAGGCGTAATCTTCCTCGTCTTTATATTCTCCCTGATATTCGTCCTCAAAGGAAGAAATAAGGTCGTCCGCATCTTCTTCGCTTATATCGCTGTTGTGGTGGTCGCACCATACGAAAAACGCTTCCTGCTCGGTTTCGCTTAGTTTCTCGATGGCATCCCGAAGCTCAAAGAACTTTTCAGAAAGCCAACTTTCGGAAATCAGGGCTTCCGGGATATTTTCGTAATCCTGAAACATAAATTCCGGGTCTTGGTCGTCCTTGTGCAGTTCCCGGCACGCTTCCATAAATTCGTCCTTATCTGAATAGTCGGACAGGTCTAACCACTTGCCGAAAAGTAAACCGTTGTTATACTTGTTGTAAGTACCTACATAAACTCTTGCTTCTGATAATGTTACTGCTTCCATAATTCTGTGTCTTTTAAAATTTATGCGGATTTGAGAGGTAAGGGAGCCAAAGTTTCATAACCTTTTTTCCTGTTTCTCGTAAATCTGACTTTTTTTTTATGCGTTTCCGGTCGGGGCGGTCGTTTTCGTTTCATATAGGCTTTAAAGGGTAGTGTTTAGGCTTTGCAAGATTTTAAAGAAAAATACTCTTTGGACGAAGTACAACAGGAAGATTTTTGTTTAAACCCTTTAGGGCTTGACCTTGCAAAGACGTGAAGAACACGGAAATACCTTTGCCTATGTGATACGATAATGACTGCTTCGGCTGGGGACTGCCTAAGAGGAAGATTTACAATAGGAGAAACTGGAAAAATGGTTTTATTTTAAAAGTAGGATATTGTGTTTTTGTTGCCAGTAACAAAAAAAGGGCTTAGATAAGCCCCTCGTCTGCAAAACTATAATAGCTTTCTTCTGTCAGGATGATATGGTCTAACAGATGTAAATCCAAGACCTTGCAGGCTTCTTTTATTTTTGAGGTAATTTGTTTGTCCGGTTCACTCGGACATAGGTTGCCCGATGGGTGGTTATGTGAGAGGATTATGCCCGAAGCATGGACTTTCAAGGCGGTTTGCAGGATGATTTTCACGTCCATTACAGTTTCAGCCATGCCGCCTTTAGAGATAAGGGAAACGCCTAAAGCCTTATTTGCCCGATTGAGAAACATTACATGGCTTTCCTCGTGATGTTCCATACATTCGATATAGAACGGTTTCAGGTAAGAGTAGGACGTTTCGGATGAGAGTATTTTTACCCTTTCGGATGCTTTTACATTGTCTTTATAAGAGATAGTGATTTCCGGCATGGTAAATTCTGTTGTTTTCATGACTACTGAAATTTAAATTAAACAATAAGAAATTTTGCCGGACACCCACAGTTTGGCGGGGACTTCAACCATATCTTTTCAAAAAATACGACCCGTAGGTGTGGAGATTTTTTAGAAAACCGGAACGGCTCGGATTTGGTATTTGTCCCCACCGGGCTGTAACTTTGCTAAAATTTGTGATTGAGATACATTACTTTAAGGAACTGAAAAGGGGTATCACTGGTGACACCCCTTAGACAACCAAATACCTTTAAACGTTATTCGTCATAGGTTCTATATCCTATCGGTTTGCGTGGCTTCGGTTCAGGCTTGCTTAGTAGCTGGGTAAGTGCTTGATAAACCTCGCTGAATTGTGCATCCGTACTTTCTTCCAGTTCTTCAATGCGCTTTAGTAACTCCTGATAGCCTGTTATCATTTGACGCAAGGCTACAAATGCCCGCATGATAGAAATATTCACCTGTATGGCAATAGGGCTGCGCAGTACACCGGACAGGGCGGCTACTCCCTCTTGCGTGAAAACATAGGGCAAATATTTAGTATGCTTACCACGTTTTGAACTGGTTTCTTCTTCCGTTTCATCGGGATTATTCTTTAAGGTCACAATTTGTGACCTTAAACATTCGACTTCTTCCTTTGTCAGTTCAAACATAAAATCTTCCGGGAAACGTTCTATATTACGTTTCACAGCCTGTTTCAACGCTTTTGTTTCCACCTGATAAAGTGCCGCAAGGTCACTATCGAGCATAACCCGGCAACCTCTGATTTCATAAATCTTGTTTTGGATGATTTGTAAGTCCATAATGTTATTATTTAATGGTGAGTAATAAAGCATAAAGGGACTTATCACAATTTGTGATAAGTTTCCCTATATACCTATTTTATAGATACTTCTTTATAGATTTTTTCAATGCCGACAAACTTCTTGTCAAGCCCCTGCATATCGTTACTGATTTTATTATTGGTAATGCGGGCGTATATCTGTGTCGTTTCTATATTGGTGTGTCCCAACATCTTACTAACTGTTTCAATAGGTACACCCTTTGCAAGCGTGGTTGTCGTGGCAAAAGTATGCCTTGCAAGGTGAAATGTCAAGTTCTTTTTAATTCCGCATACATCCGCTATTTCTTTCAAATACGCATTAAGTTTTTGATTGCTGATAATAGGAAGTACCTTACCGTTCGGCAATTTACCTTTGTACTTTTCCAGTATCATTTTAGGAATGTCCAGCAAGGGGACATTCACGTCTATATTCGTTTTCTGACGTTTGGTAATTATCCACAAATTACCGTCAAAGGATTTACGGATATTATCTTCCTTTAAGTTTGCTACATCCACATAAGCCAAACCACTGAAACAGGAAAAGATAAAAACATCACGCACCTGTTCCAACCGTTCGGAAACCATTTTCTTTTTAAGGATGATTTTTATTTCATCCTCTGTTAAATATCCCCTATCCACTTTTTCCAAACGTATTTTATAGTTGGCGAACGGGTCACCTATCAGGATGCCATTATTACGAGCTATCAGGATAATGCGTTTGAAGAACTGCATAAACTTGGCGGTCGTATTAAAGCCACATTTGCAGGTGGTACGCAAATATAACTCGAAGTCGGTAATGAACATCGGGGTTATTTCCTTTATAGAAATATCCGACAGGTTATATTTGCTTTGGATGAACTCTGCAAGATGACGGCGGGTCACTTCATATTTACGATAAGTGGCAATCGTCTTGGATATGCCGACCAACTGTTTCACATCATCATTGTGCTTTTGGAAAAGGTTAAGTATGGTGTCGTGGTTCTCGTTATGACCTAAAAATTCATTCTTCACCTTTTCGGCGGTAACATAATTGTCACGCCGTTGTAGTTCGTGGTAGATGGTATTAAGGGATGCGTTTATATCATCCAGCAATCGGTTGATGCGGGTAGCTTCCGCAGAACGTCCGGCGGCTTTGCCTGCCTTGCCATCCCAAAGTTTGGGTTGAACGTCCAGCTTGGAATTAAAACGGCTTGCCACACCATCAATCGTGATACGGACGAAAATAGGGTAACTGCCATTGATTTTTTGCTTGTCCTTTTTCACGAAGAAAAGGACGTTGAATGTACTCTTCATAAACTCACTTTTTGGGTTACAAAACTACGTTAATTAGCTCAAAGTGAAGTTTATACAGGCTCGCCAAATAGCGACAGAAGTTCGCCAATTTCGGACTAAGTGTACCCCTTTTAGACTTTCGGTTGTCGGGGGTACGAATTAGGTTACTAATTTTGTCTTTTAGGGGCTAAATGATGTCCGGTAGGGCAGACATAAGGGGATAAAAAAAGTCCCACAAATCGTTGAATTTGTGGGACTTGTCTGCTTACTGTCCGGTTTTGTCCGGTTAGTTCAGCGGAGAGATAGGGATTCGAACCCCAGGAACCTCTCAGTTCAACGGTTTTCAAGACCGCCGCAATCGACCACTCTGCCATCTCTCCAATAAACCGAAACTGTCAAAACGTTTTTTCAAACGTTGCTTTTCAAAGCATCTAGCGCTTCTTGTTTACGGGTGCAAAAGTAGGTAAAAGATTAATACGCTCCAAATATTCCGGAATTATTTTTGCATTGTTTCTTAAAAAAAACATTTACAAAATATCATTTTACTATTTAAGTTTCTGATAATCTTTACAAAAAAGAAACATCATAAACTTTGAATTAATTCCCGTTGTGCCTTAAAAAAAGCCACCCTTTGTCTTTCACCACTAACTGAAATCATAATAGAAGAACGAATAAGAGCCCGTAGCCACTTCCGCAATTTATCATAAGTACCTTCGTCCAAAGAAGCGACACTACTCAGAATAAACGTTTTTATCATACTTATATGATAGTTTTTAACCTGCACACACCAATAGCTTGTATCAAAGTTCACACTCGATATATAAATAAAGACTTTATTTCCTGTCTCTTCAAAATAGCCGCGTGTCGCGAGGGCTTCCATCTCCTCCAAAAACTTCATCAACTCATCCTTCAGGCATTTGACCTCTTCTGCCCCGATCAGATGAATACTCATAAAGTAATTGATGTCATTTACCAAATAGTGGAATATCAGTGGATCAAGTATATAATAAGAATTACGGATATATCTTGACTCTTCCACGCTGGCCAATTGTATCCCGGTAAAACGATCACCGACTCCAATCTCATCAAAACGCTTTGCTTTTCCAGGTGCTCCGCATTGATACAACCATTTAAAAAGATAGAAGCGCGAAATGTATTTATAATTCATATAAAGTTGCTGGGGCAATATATTCGTACAATCGATCAGTTCCGATTTCTCATCTTCCCGCGACAAGCCAAGTACATCGATATATTGCTCCAACATATTGTAGTCAATCTCTTTTGGATTCACAAAGTCTACCAACTTTAGTTGAAACGGTCTGCTTTTAGCCGTGACCGTACCAACCAAATTATCCAACGATATGCCAAAAGCATTTGCAATAGTAACAATTTCAGCAAATGTAAATGCAACTTCTCCCCTCAAACGCCGATACACCGCCTCTTTCTCTATACATAACAAATCGACTAACGCAGTTACCAGGTTTGTTTTTTGGGGGAATTCTTCCTTGATCGAATTCAAAAGATTATCGTACAAAAGTTCTTTTTTCATGTCATAGAATTATAAGTTTTGATATCTATAGATTTTACTGTTTTGACACAAAGATAAATAAGGAACCCTAAAATAGTTGCCGGACAAACAGGCAAAACTCTTTCGGATACCTAAAAAAGACTAATAAAACGAACAGAGATTGAATCTCGGTCACCGAGAAAAACAACAAGTTTCGTTAATAATGCATAACTTCATTCTCAGATATTCACAATGTATTTATAACTTCACGCTGTTTCGCAAAAAACTGGGCACGTTGCCTGGTGCCACTAACCGAAATGGTTGTCGACGACCTGATAATAGCCTGGAGCCAGGATGAAATATGTTCATAGACCGAACGATCGAGCGATATGATACTATTTACATCAATCACCATTCCCACTAACTATAAACGACGAAAAAAGAGAAAAGCGACAGACGGCACAACAAAAAAAGTCCTATTTTGCCTCTCGTTTCTCAATAACTCTTATTATAGATCAAACAGGATGTTTAGTTGTTCATTTTATAAAAAATCAAATCACAATACTTATAATCAGAGAAACATACACAAATAAAAAAACATACATTTACTTATGTAAATATAGTCGAAGAACCCAAACAGGATGACAGCATCCT
This is a stretch of genomic DNA from Parabacteroides chongii. It encodes these proteins:
- a CDS encoding antirestriction protein ArdA; amino-acid sequence: MEAVTLSEARVYVGTYNKYNNGLLFGKWLDLSDYSDKDEFMEACRELHKDDQDPEFMFQDYENIPEALISESWLSEKFFELRDAIEKLSETEQEAFFVWCDHHNSDISEEDADDLISSFEDEYQGEYKDEEDYAYEIVEQCYDLPEFAKTYFDYSAFARDLFITDYWMDNGFVFRCA
- a CDS encoding ORF6N domain-containing protein, whose product is MDLQIIQNKIYEIRGCRVMLDSDLAALYQVETKALKQAVKRNIERFPEDFMFELTKEEVECLRSQIVTLKNNPDETEEETSSKRGKHTKYLPYVFTQEGVAALSGVLRSPIAIQVNISIMRAFVALRQMITGYQELLKRIEELEESTDAQFSEVYQALTQLLSKPEPKPRKPIGYRTYDE
- a CDS encoding DUF7258 domain-containing protein, which translates into the protein MKTTEVNKKIIGRRCKCIFTGLLVTGVIEDTTEDKYTVSVKVRFDTPQQWGDELYSYDWSFGRKADDFGSLKYLELLPDKTTFDAMIVTFGEPIDTLNDIFEDVKAWGVCSLKGWIDSYESTRFTPIDVDKAVITSEYNMECVKEWLEHNTPVKNIIIG
- the traK gene encoding conjugative transposon protein TraK translates to MEFKSLKNIETSFKQIRLFGIVFVVMCTLITGYAVWNSYTFAEAQRQKIYVLDGGKSLMLALSQDLSQNRPVEAREHVKRFHELFFTLSPDKNAIESNIKRSLFLADKSAFNYYRDLSEKGYYNRIISGNISQTIRIDSVSCNFDVYPYAVATYARQMIIRESSVTERSLVTRCRLLNAVRSDNNPHGFMMESFEITENKDLNTIKR
- the traN gene encoding conjugative transposon protein TraN, which encodes MKKLMILFALVLGVVSVKAQSNDLYQGITKKLPYRQMVTPYGVQVTFAKTVHIIFPSAVKYVDLGSNYIIAGKADGAENVVRVKATTEGFPGETNFSVICEDGSFYSFNAKYAHEPEMLNIEMKDFLENEDTTDFSHTRMNIYFRELGNESPLLVKLIMQSIYKNNDREIKHLGCKRFGVQFLVKGIYSHNGLFYFHTQTRNSSNVPFDTDFIRFKIVDKKVAKRTAIQETVIDPVRSYNEILVIGGKSTVRTVYTVPQFTIPDDKILVIELVEKNGGRHQTIRVENSDIVAAKVINELKIK
- the traM gene encoding conjugative transposon protein TraM, whose translation is MEEKEVKNEVPAPETDRKKEEKEKKELTPQQIQQRKKMLVYPLMGLVFLGSMYLIFAPSEKDEAKVESVGGFNADIPQPKGDGIISDKKTAYEQEQMENKQADKMRSLQDFAFSLGEENGNGEDLTLIDDAPAEKPKTNVIDFGAGAPNNTRSSIQSSAAAYRDMNRQLGSFYETPKEDKEKEELKRQVEELTARLDAKESGAGSMDEQVALMEKSYELAAKYMNGQNGQSSQPGQIAQVTSSAPIQEKGSTASVKAVSDRTVSGLQQPMSNSEFIAEYGKPRNYGFNTAVGSSYSMGKNTIRACVHNDQTLMDGQTVKLRLLEPLQAGNVIVPKNSLVSGSAKVQGERLEILVSSLEYAGNIIPVELAVYDSDGQKGLSVPSSLEQEAAKEAMANIGAGLGTSISFAQSAGQQVAMDITRGLMQGGSQYLAKKFRTVKVHLKANYQVMLYAKQQ
- a CDS encoding DUF3872 domain-containing protein, which produces MYMRKILSRILMGCYIMAAILFVGACNDDVDIQQSYPFSIETMPVPKKLKVGETAEIRCQLHRDGRYEETKYFIRYFQPDGAGTLKMSDGTVLLPNDLYPLPGETFRLYYTSASTDQQTVDVYFQDSFGQLEQLTFSFNNDNSKEEENN
- a CDS encoding JAB domain-containing protein — translated: MKTTEFTMPEITISYKDNVKASERVKILSSETSYSYLKPFYIECMEHHEESHVMFLNRANKALGVSLISKGGMAETVMDVKIILQTALKVHASGIILSHNHPSGNLCPSEPDKQITSKIKEACKVLDLHLLDHIILTEESYYSFADEGLI
- a CDS encoding conjugal transfer protein TraO, whose product is MKRICCMMFLFALCLTFNQAHAQRCLPGMKGLQVTGGMADGVHWNSKGDFAYYFGAALSTYTKNGNRWVIGGEYLEKHYPYKDLQIPVSQFTGESGYYLNFLSDRKKTFFLSLGLSALAGYETSNWGDKLLPDGSTLTDKDGFVYGGALTLELESYITDRVVFLINARERCLFGSSVGKFHTQFGIGLKIIM
- a CDS encoding site-specific integrase; the encoded protein is MKSTFNVLFFVKKDKQKINGSYPIFVRITIDGVASRFNSKLDVQPKLWDGKAGKAAGRSAEATRINRLLDDINASLNTIYHELQRRDNYVTAEKVKNEFLGHNENHDTILNLFQKHNDDVKQLVGISKTIATYRKYEVTRRHLAEFIQSKYNLSDISIKEITPMFITDFELYLRTTCKCGFNTTAKFMQFFKRIILIARNNGILIGDPFANYKIRLEKVDRGYLTEDEIKIILKKKMVSERLEQVRDVFIFSCFSGLAYVDVANLKEDNIRKSFDGNLWIITKRQKTNIDVNVPLLDIPKMILEKYKGKLPNGKVLPIISNQKLNAYLKEIADVCGIKKNLTFHLARHTFATTTTLAKGVPIETVSKMLGHTNIETTQIYARITNNKISNDMQGLDKKFVGIEKIYKEVSIK
- a CDS encoding TraL conjugative transposon family protein yields the protein MIRKILSPVNQAVTHVQDWADEKLRHLCGRMTPEIRLAVILLMLLFFGGLSIYFTVSSIYRIGKEDGETIRIEHIRQLQLQSKDSTNIFNQSDNGRKRSEE
- a CDS encoding DUF3873 domain-containing protein, with product METLNKNGVSITQIPGEEKYVKCCLGAFRGQIYFQYDYRHTDMELFSTVAKTLDECRKQRDEWIAKKEKKQ
- a CDS encoding helix-turn-helix domain-containing protein is translated as MKKELLYDNLLNSIKEEFPQKTNLVTALVDLLCIEKEAVYRRLRGEVAFTFAEIVTIANAFGISLDNLVGTVTAKSRPFQLKLVDFVNPKEIDYNMLEQYIDVLGLSREDEKSELIDCTNILPQQLYMNYKYISRFYLFKWLYQCGAPGKAKRFDEIGVGDRFTGIQLASVEESRYIRNSYYILDPLIFHYLVNDINYFMSIHLIGAEEVKCLKDELMKFLEEMEALATRGYFEETGNKVFIYISSVNFDTSYWCVQVKNYHISMIKTFILSSVASLDEGTYDKLRKWLRALIRSSIMISVSGERQRVAFFKAQRELIQSL